Sequence from the Neptunomonas japonica JAMM 1380 genome:
GTCACACTACATCCGATAGACTCATAGGTTCCATTGCAGCTAAGCCCTGTATCCATATAGCTCCAACTAACAATAGCCCCCGAACCAAACTCAGGATCTCCCCACTTCTCTCCGCTAATAACATAAGCGTTTGAGAACATTGATATTGAAAACAGCAATAAAAATGATATTCCCTTTAACATATCCGCCCTTTGATTTTCATTCAGTTAATCAGGTTACGTGGCCAATCGCATTGAGAGCCATTGACAGATAACACTATCGCCCGATTAATAGGAAACTTGAGAGCAGAAAACGAGGACGTAAATACCGACTATTGGCTCTTACTTCTTATGTATTGCTCGGCGGATTGAATCTTGTCATCTGTAGCTCTATACAGGTCGTTGGGTAGGGAGTTTCTAGGATTTGTTGCAACAACAAGTTGGCTTTTACCAAACGGCTATTCTCAGCCTTCAAATCACTCTTTATATCTCTAACTTGTGAAATAGCCGAAGACAGCGCTTATGAATAAACATTACAAGGCACATGCCAATGAAAATTCTTTATTTATCAAGCAGAGAAATGGAAACGCTATAAGCAGGTGGGTTTACATAAACCCAAGATCTAATTAACACACAGGGGATATTTTATTAACTCCCCTGAGTTTAACAACATAAACATAGGCTTGTACAAGTAGGGATTCATCTTACATATGGTTTCTTTAATATCCATAAAATACATTGTAAAAACGAATAAAAGAGAGGCCATACGTATTCACTGTTAATATGCTTATTCACTCTTAACTAAGAGATGATCGCCATTTACCTTCCTTAAATGCTTTAAGCAATGTTTTAGCTCTGCCTTCATCAAGGTCGGTATATTGGTTAGTCGTATGAAAAAAGTCATTTAAACCTTCTATACTTTTCAAGTCCTCTCTAGTAACGCCTGAATACCCCATAGTCCACTCTGAAAAATCTCGAACTTCGATACTCTCATATATCACTTTAACAACTCGGTCGTGGCGCTTATCTCTTTGTATTACCGTAAGTAATGACATTACTGCCTCTGGCGTTCCTTCCAATATTTGAAAGAAAGAACCACTATCGCAAAGCAGCATACCTGTCACTCCCAGTGCAGAGTTCTTTATCCTAGCTTTCTCAAGCAGCGCAACGATATCATCCTGCGAGAACTCAATCGTTTGGGCACTTGTATAAACACAGTGAACCAAGTCTTCCTTATTATCTTCAGTGTCCATATACTTCCCCCGATAGTGATAACGCTTACAGAAACGAGTTCCCTGAACGCTTATGCTTGTTAACATTGAATAAATATTATGCAGCCATCACATGTTATCTACACTACTATTATGGCTGTGATTTTCTGATATGCATCTAAGTCACCAATAATTTTTATAGCTAATACAGATATTCATTTACACAATATTTCGTAATGTCTTTCAACATTCTCTGATACTTCACCCCAGAGAGAACTTCTAACTCTTTCTTGGTGCATATCAAATGCCGCTTTATCAATGAACTCTTCATAGACATCAAACCGGCAAGGATTCTCTTTGGCTTGAGTTACCTCAAATACCAAACACCCTGACTCTTTAAGAGTCAGCCTCTTGTGATTAACAATCTCACTTTGTATCGCAGATAAGTCTTTTAATGGGACAAGGATAAAACCTTTTAATACTATTTTTTGCACGATAGCTCCAATAATTATTCAATTTAATAACCCGATGAAGCCACTAGAGCAATA
This genomic interval carries:
- a CDS encoding BLUF domain-containing protein; translated protein: MDTEDNKEDLVHCVYTSAQTIEFSQDDIVALLEKARIKNSALGVTGMLLCDSGSFFQILEGTPEAVMSLLTVIQRDKRHDRVVKVIYESIEVRDFSEWTMGYSGVTREDLKSIEGLNDFFHTTNQYTDLDEGRAKTLLKAFKEGKWRSSLS
- a CDS encoding putative quinol monooxygenase, producing MQKIVLKGFILVPLKDLSAIQSEIVNHKRLTLKESGCLVFEVTQAKENPCRFDVYEEFIDKAAFDMHQERVRSSLWGEVSENVERHYEILCK